One Micavibrio aeruginosavorus ARL-13 genomic window carries:
- a CDS encoding alanine/glycine:cation symporter family protein, with amino-acid sequence MTAHAPSGIDKMIDSAFVGLADFFDKTLFYGLKFDLPGAAGEMVTKEAPLILIWLVMAGVIFTLYFRFVNLRLFKHSFDVVSGKFEEPGAPGQTTNFQALMASLAGTVGLGNIAGVAVAVSVGGPGAVFWMVVMGFIGMSTKFIEVAAGVKYRRVFINEEGKTDISGGPMYYLQDIFSARGLPAVGKFLAIVFAIFCIGGSLGGGNMFQANQTFIQFVNATGGPEASVLAGQGWLFGLGLAILTGIVIIGGIRSIANVSARLVPMMALLYVIAGLFVILMNYQHIPAALWSIIHDAFTPAAGLGAVVGGLLIGVQRASFSNEAGLGSASIIQSTARTNEPIRQGLAGMMGPFLDTIVICSVTALVITISGVYEGGQGMQGITLTAKAFSTAIPFADHFLALCVFLFAFSTMIGWGYLGVKASTFIFGEHILVENAFKLIFCGFIIIGCASDLSNVIRFTDSLILSMAIPNIIGLYIMAPEIKKDLQAYLAAGKHRRVKGEGVVQAAE; translated from the coding sequence ATGACGGCACACGCCCCCTCCGGGATCGACAAAATGATCGACTCCGCTTTCGTCGGACTGGCCGATTTCTTTGATAAAACACTCTTTTATGGGCTGAAATTCGACCTTCCCGGCGCTGCGGGCGAAATGGTGACGAAGGAAGCGCCGCTGATCCTGATCTGGCTGGTCATGGCGGGCGTCATTTTTACCCTGTATTTCCGTTTTGTGAATTTGCGCCTGTTCAAGCACAGCTTTGACGTTGTGTCCGGCAAGTTCGAGGAACCGGGCGCGCCGGGCCAAACCACCAATTTTCAGGCGTTGATGGCGTCGTTGGCCGGAACGGTCGGGCTCGGCAACATTGCCGGGGTGGCCGTGGCCGTGTCCGTCGGTGGGCCGGGTGCTGTGTTCTGGATGGTGGTGATGGGCTTCATCGGCATGTCCACGAAATTTATCGAGGTTGCAGCCGGGGTGAAATATCGCCGTGTCTTCATCAATGAAGAGGGCAAAACCGACATCTCCGGCGGGCCGATGTATTACCTGCAGGATATTTTCAGCGCGCGCGGCCTGCCCGCCGTGGGGAAATTTCTGGCGATTGTGTTTGCCATCTTCTGCATCGGCGGATCGCTGGGCGGGGGCAACATGTTCCAGGCCAACCAGACCTTCATCCAATTCGTGAACGCCACGGGCGGGCCGGAAGCCAGCGTGCTGGCGGGGCAAGGCTGGCTGTTCGGGCTGGGGCTGGCCATTTTGACCGGGATCGTGATTATCGGCGGCATTCGGTCCATCGCCAACGTATCGGCCCGCCTGGTGCCGATGATGGCGCTGCTGTACGTGATCGCGGGATTGTTTGTGATCCTTATGAATTATCAGCATATTCCGGCGGCCTTATGGTCGATTATCCATGATGCCTTTACCCCCGCGGCGGGGCTGGGGGCTGTGGTTGGCGGGTTGCTGATCGGGGTGCAACGAGCGTCGTTTTCGAACGAAGCGGGGCTGGGTTCTGCGTCCATTATCCAAAGCACGGCGCGCACCAACGAGCCCATTCGCCAAGGTCTGGCGGGCATGATGGGGCCGTTTTTGGATACGATTGTGATTTGTTCCGTCACCGCCTTAGTCATCACCATTTCCGGTGTGTATGAAGGCGGGCAGGGCATGCAGGGCATTACCCTGACGGCCAAGGCGTTCTCAACGGCCATTCCGTTTGCGGATCATTTCTTGGCCTTGTGCGTCTTCCTGTTCGCGTTTTCGACCATGATCGGGTGGGGGTATCTGGGGGTAAAGGCGTCGACCTTTATCTTTGGCGAACACATCCTTGTTGAAAATGCGTTCAAGTTGATTTTCTGCGGGTTCATTATTATCGGTTGCGCTTCGGACCTCAGCAACGTGATCCGGTTTACGGACTCGCTGATCCTGTCCATGGCCATTCCGAACATCATCGGCCTGTACATCATGGCACCGGAGATTAAGAAAGACTTGCAAGCCTATCTGGCTGCAGGAAAACATCGCCGCGTGAAGGGTGAGGGTGTGGTGCAGGCAGCGGAATAG